The following DNA comes from Micromonospora chokoriensis.
CAGTGGGAGGCCGAGAGCCCGTGCGACCTCGGCCGCGCGTAGCCGACCGGGGGCCGGCCCGCGCACCACCACCGAGAGCACCGCGCAGTGCGGGGCGGCAGCGGCCACGACCCGCGCCGCCGCTGCGGTGGCGCGCAGCTCGGCCGGGACGACGACGAACGCCTGGTCGGTCGACTGCAACGCCACCACTGCCGCGTCGTCCAACTGTCGGGGCAGGTCGACCACGACGAAGTCCCGCCCGCGCCGGGCGGCGTCGACGGTCGCCGCCATCGCCGCCGCCGGCAGCGCCAGCATCTCGCCGCGATCCCAGGAGAGCACCACCAGGTCACCTCGACTGGGCAGGGCCTGCACCAGCGCCGGGGCGTCCACCCGCCCGTCCGCGCCGGTGAGCGACGGCCACCGCAGCCCTTCCACCTGTTCCCAGCCCAGCACGAGGTCGAGGCCACCACCGAGGGGATCGGCGTCGACCAGCAGAGTGCGTAACCGGGCCCGCGCGGCGGTCACGGCGAGGCCACCGGCCAGGACGCTCGCCCCGGCACCGCCCCGACCGCCGAAGACCGCCACGATCCGGGCCCCGACGCCGTCCGGAGCGCCCGCGTCCTGCTCGGCGAACCGGTCGACCAGCCATGATTCCGCGGCGGGCAGCATGGCGACGTACTCGGCCCCGACCAGCTCGGCGATCTGCCAACCGGGGTCGGGCTGACCGGCCCGACCGACCAGCACCAGCCGGGATCGCTGCGGCATCCGGGCACGCAGACATGCCTGCGCCTGATCGATGCCGAGTATCACCAGCGGTGCGGGAACCCATCGGGTACGCGCGGCCGCCAGGTCGCGGGCGAGTTCCACCTCGGTCCCGCCTGCGGCGGCGAGCCGGAGCACGTCATCGAGCAGTTCGTCGTCGCCGGTGACGACGAGTGGGAGCCGGCGGATCGGCGGGACGGAGGTACGGGGTGGCATCGCGGCCTCCAGCGGTCGGGCTCTGGTATGCCGCCGACCCTGCTCCGAATCCGCCCCGCATTCGATCCCGATGTGGTCGCCTGTGGACAACCTGGCGGGCTGTGGAAAACGCCCGCTGAGCCAGTTGATCTGCTACGGGCGCAGGCGATTCCCCAGCTAGTGCTGCTGAGCAAAAGACAGCGGGGCCGCTCCGAGAAGGAGCGGCCCCGCAAGTCGGCGGTCAGCCGACCCGGTCGGTCCAGGCGGCGTCGAGGATGACCTTGTACGAGCTGATCCGCACGGGCGACAGCGTCAACCGCTCATGGGCAAGCAGTTCGCCCGTCTTCGGATCGAAGATGAGAAGAGACTGCGCGTCGTGCTCGCGGTCGTCGAAGGTGACGGCGACTCCATGTCGGCCGGCCCGGTCGATGACCTGCCCCCGCCAGCGGAAGCCGGGCACGTCGGCCAGGACCCGCAGGACCGCCGCTCGGATCGCGCGCGGCACGACATACTGCCCGTAGAGGGTGCTGACCTCCTTGCTCGCCGCCCCCGGCCCGTATTCGACCTTCAGTAGCTGCCGTAGCTCGGACGGGTCAGCCGGCAGCGGCCTGATCTCCATGGGCGGCAGCGGAATGAGGCTCGGTGCGGGGGTGCCGGTGGCTGCTGGTCGTCCGATGCTTTCTCGCTGCCAGTAATCCCGAGACTCCTGGTCGGGGTACTGCGGCTCCAGTTGGATGTTGGCCTGGTTGCCGGTCCCGTCGGTGGCCTGCCAGAGCTTCGTCTCGCTGGCGTATGCCACATGGTGGCGGCCGTCGGCGGACGTCATCACCGGATCGCCCCACACCTTCGTGTGGTGGTACATGTAGCGCCCGCTCTGATGGTCGTACGCCGCATCTTTGATCTTGTCGGCCAGCATGCGTAGCTGCGGGCCGGCCGGCGGCGGATTCGCGTCGAACTGGTACGCGACAGGCACGAGCACCAGTCCCGCTGCCGCCGGCAGCTCGCCCGGAGGATCCGGTGTGCCCTCGCCGAACGGCTGGAGGACCGCCACGGCACCGGCCGCGACCGCCAGCGTCCCGGCCGTCAGGACCAGCCGGCGGGTCGGGCGTACGCGCCGACGCCCGGCCACCGGCTCGGTAGCGCCGGCGCGGTCGATCAGCTCGCGCGCCGAGACCAGCGGTGGCCGGACGTCGGCGTTCCGGGCTGGGTCGGCGGGGCCGAGAAGAGTACGGGTCCGCTCTACTCCGGACATCACAGATCCTCTCGAATGGTCACCAAGACCGGACGACGCCGGGACTGAGTGGGCCGGTCCGCCATCGCCTCGACGAGACGTCGGCGGGCGCGGTGCAGGCGCACCGCAGCGGTTGCCCGGGTACAGCCCAGGACCTTCGCCGCCTCGGACACCGTCAACTCCTCCCAGCCGACCAACCGGAGGATTTCCTGGTCGATCTCGGCGAGGGTGGCCAGGGCTGCCCGGAGGTCGGCGACCCCGACTGTGGTGTCCGCACCGGACGAACCGCCCAGCCGGGCCAGCTCGACGTCGCTGATCGGCAGGAGGTCCGGGGCGCCACGTCGCGTCCGCCACTGGTTGGCCAGGAGGCGCCGGGCCACCCCGTACAGCCAGGGCAGGCCACGGTCGGGCACCTCGACGCGACGACGCCAGGCAACGACGAAGACCTCCTGTGCCAGTTCCACCGCGGCGTCCCCGTCGGCGAGCCGGCGCAGGCCGTATCGGACGAT
Coding sequences within:
- the ssd gene encoding septum site-determining protein Ssd; this translates as MPPRTSVPPIRRLPLVVTGDDELLDDVLRLAAAGGTEVELARDLAAARTRWVPAPLVILGIDQAQACLRARMPQRSRLVLVGRAGQPDPGWQIAELVGAEYVAMLPAAESWLVDRFAEQDAGAPDGVGARIVAVFGGRGGAGASVLAGGLAVTAARARLRTLLVDADPLGGGLDLVLGWEQVEGLRWPSLTGADGRVDAPALVQALPSRGDLVVLSWDRGEMLALPAAAMAATVDAARRGRDFVVVDLPRQLDDAAVVALQSTDQAFVVVPAELRATAAAARVVAAAAPHCAVLSVVVRGPAPGRLRAAEVARALGLPLAGTLRPEPGLCRGLERGEAPAAAGKGPLAALCQRIVADLTGVPSAGAA
- a CDS encoding CU044_5270 family protein, which produces MSGVERTRTLLGPADPARNADVRPPLVSARELIDRAGATEPVAGRRRVRPTRRLVLTAGTLAVAAGAVAVLQPFGEGTPDPPGELPAAAGLVLVPVAYQFDANPPPAGPQLRMLADKIKDAAYDHQSGRYMYHHTKVWGDPVMTSADGRHHVAYASETKLWQATDGTGNQANIQLEPQYPDQESRDYWQRESIGRPAATGTPAPSLIPLPPMEIRPLPADPSELRQLLKVEYGPGAASKEVSTLYGQYVVPRAIRAAVLRVLADVPGFRWRGQVIDRAGRHGVAVTFDDREHDAQSLLIFDPKTGELLAHERLTLSPVRISSYKVILDAAWTDRVG
- a CDS encoding RNA polymerase sigma factor translates to MGPPAERDEGWFTSLYAAEYAHIVRYGLRRLADGDAAVELAQEVFVVAWRRRVEVPDRGLPWLYGVARRLLANQWRTRRGAPDLLPISDVELARLGGSSGADTTVGVADLRAALATLAEIDQEILRLVGWEELTVSEAAKVLGCTRATAAVRLHRARRRLVEAMADRPTQSRRRPVLVTIREDL